CCGCAGTTGGTCGCGGCGGCGGGTGAGGTAGGCGGTCTCGGCGGTGTTGCCGGCCAGTTCGATGGCCTTGTCGTAGGCCGCGCGCGACTGCCGGCTTCGGCCCAGCCTGCGCAGCAGGTCGGCGCGGGTGGCGTGGTAGGCGTGATAGCCGGCCAGCTTGTCCTCGAGGCGGTCGACGGCGGCCAGGGCCACCTGTGGGCCGTCGAGTTCGGCGAGCGCGATGGCCCGGTTGAGGGCGATGATCGGCGAGGGGTCGAGGCGGACGAGTTGGTCGTAGAGGGCGAGGATCTGTGACCAGTCGGTGTCGCGGATGTCGCGGGCGGAGGTGTGCACGGCGTTGATCGCGGCGAGGATCTGGTAGCGGCCCGGGGCCGTCCCGGAGGCGAGGCGTTCGCGGACCAGTCGGTGCCCTTCGGCGATCAGGTCCGCGTCCCAGGCCCCGCGGTCCTGCTCGTTGAGGGTGACCAGTTCGCCGGCGGCCGAGATCCGGGCGGGGCGGCGCGCCTCGGTGAGGAGCATCAGCGCCAGCAGACCGGCGACCTCCCCGTCGTCGGGCAGCAGGGCACGGATCAGGCGGGTGAGCCGGATCGCCTCGGCGGTCAGGTCGTGCCGTACGGGATCGGTGTCGGGGCCGGTCGCCAGGTAGCCCTCGTTGAACACCAGGTACAGGACGGCGAGCACGCCGGAGACCCGTGTCGGCAGGTCCTCGGCGGACGGCACGCGGTAGGGGATGCGCGCCGCCTTGATCTTGGCCTTGGCGCGGGTGATCCGCTGCTCCAGGGCGGTCTCCCGCACCAGGAAGGCGCGGGCGATCTCGGGCACGGTCAGACCG
The DNA window shown above is from Thermomonospora umbrina and carries:
- a CDS encoding RNA polymerase sigma factor, which encodes MNDVDAREAITRAHHAEWARVVASLTRRFGDLDIAEEAAAEAFATAVRRWPADGVPPNPGAWLTTTANRKAIDRIRRESRRDDKHKEARMLHGDVPPEPLGAIDDDRLRLIFTCCHPALAMQTRVALTLRMVGGLTVPEIARAFLVRETALEQRITRAKAKIKAARIPYRVPSAEDLPTRVSGVLAVLYLVFNEGYLATGPDTDPVRHDLTAEAIRLTRLIRALLPDDGEVAGLLALMLLTEARRPARISAAGELVTLNEQDRGAWDADLIAEGHRLVRERLASGTAPGRYQILAAINAVHTSARDIRDTDWSQILALYDQLVRLDPSPIIALNRAIALAELDGPQVALAAVDRLEDKLAGYHAYHATRADLLRRLGRSRQSRAAYDKAIELAGNTAETAYLTRRRDQLR